A window of Synechococcus sp. MEDNS5 contains these coding sequences:
- a CDS encoding YggS family pyridoxal phosphate-dependent enzyme: MTSIQSRWQQLSSVLPSEVNLLAVSKGHPADAIRDLVACGQLDFGESRVQEALPKQEALRDLPQIRWHFIGRLQANKVRAVVKAFSWIHSIDSLALAQRTSRIALEEQQRPTALLQVKLRDDPAKGGWEIDALKDAWPELQMLEGLQISGLMTMAPMGVAAEDRAELFRECRDLADALGLQHCSMGMSGDWREASAAGATWVRLGSVLFGPRQSPT; the protein is encoded by the coding sequence GTGACGTCTATCCAGAGCCGCTGGCAGCAGCTGTCGTCGGTGTTGCCAAGTGAGGTGAATCTCTTGGCCGTAAGCAAGGGCCATCCGGCCGACGCGATTCGAGATCTGGTGGCATGCGGTCAGCTGGATTTCGGCGAAAGTCGTGTGCAGGAGGCTCTTCCAAAGCAAGAAGCTTTGCGTGATCTTCCTCAGATTCGTTGGCACTTCATCGGTCGTCTCCAGGCCAACAAAGTGCGAGCCGTGGTGAAAGCCTTCAGCTGGATCCACTCCATTGATTCGCTTGCCCTGGCGCAGCGCACCTCGCGCATTGCCCTAGAAGAACAACAACGGCCCACTGCACTTCTCCAGGTGAAGCTGAGGGACGATCCAGCCAAGGGGGGCTGGGAGATTGATGCCCTGAAGGATGCCTGGCCTGAGCTTCAGATGCTGGAGGGCCTTCAGATCTCAGGGCTGATGACGATGGCCCCAATGGGAGTTGCGGCCGAAGACCGCGCAGAGCTGTTCAGGGAGTGCCGTGATCTGGCTGATGCCCTCGGACTTCAGCATTGTTCGATGGGGATGAGTGGAGATTGGCGCGAGGCCTCTGCCGCAGGGGCGACCTGGGTGCGCCTGGGTTCTGTGCTGTTCGGTCCTCGTCAGTCCCCGACATGA
- a CDS encoding L,D-transpeptidase, with product MLDLIATLVVDLSDQKLTVLDTQDNIVRVIPVSTGKASTPTPTGHASVITKYRSVTMRGRNYVAPGVPYAMCITANELICMHGAPWQEDAGQSFGVPRSNGCVRMPTAQARWLFDNTRKGTKVIIQG from the coding sequence ATGCTGGACCTCATCGCCACCCTGGTTGTGGACCTCTCTGACCAGAAGCTCACCGTCCTGGACACCCAAGACAACATCGTGCGGGTGATCCCAGTGAGCACGGGGAAAGCCTCCACACCCACGCCCACTGGACACGCCTCGGTGATCACGAAATACCGCTCCGTGACCATGCGCGGGCGCAATTACGTGGCGCCAGGCGTTCCTTACGCCATGTGCATCACCGCCAACGAACTGATCTGCATGCACGGTGCCCCCTGGCAAGAGGATGCCGGCCAGTCCTTCGGCGTGCCCCGCAGCAACGGCTGCGTGCGCATGCCCACGGCCCAGGCCCGATGGCTTTTTGACAACACCCGCAAGGGAACGAAGGTGATCATTCAGGGTTGA
- the der gene encoding ribosome biogenesis GTPase Der: MARPVVAIIGRPNVGKSTLVNRLCHSREAIVHDQPGVTRDRTYQDGYWSDREFKVVDTGGLVFDDDSEFLPEIREQAALALEEASVALVIVDGQQGVTASDEAIAEFLRGQRCPALLAVNKCESPEQGLAMAAEFWSLGLGEPYPISAIHGAGTAELLDQVLTYLPPKSEEGDSEEPIQLAIIGRPNVGKSSLLNAICGEQRAIVSPIRGTTRDTIDTSLVRENRPWRLVDTAGIRRRRSVSYGPEFFGINRSFKAIERSDVCVLVIDALDGVTEQDQRLAGRIEEDGRACVVVVNKWDAVEKDSHTMTAMEKELRAKLYFLDWAPMLFTSALTGQRVDSIFALAALAVEQHRRRVSTSVVNEVLKEALSWRSPPTTRGGRQGRLYYGTQVASRPPSFTLFVNEPKLFGDTYRRYVERQIREGLGFDGTPLKLFWRGKQQRDAERDLARQQNRQG, translated from the coding sequence TTGGCGCGTCCCGTCGTCGCGATCATCGGGCGCCCCAACGTTGGCAAGTCCACGCTGGTGAACCGTCTCTGCCACAGCAGAGAGGCGATTGTGCACGATCAGCCCGGTGTGACCCGTGACCGCACCTATCAGGACGGTTACTGGAGTGACAGGGAATTCAAGGTGGTGGACACCGGCGGGCTGGTCTTTGATGACGACAGCGAGTTCCTGCCTGAGATCCGCGAGCAGGCTGCTCTTGCCCTGGAGGAGGCCAGTGTCGCCCTGGTGATTGTCGATGGTCAGCAGGGGGTGACAGCCTCGGATGAAGCCATCGCTGAATTTCTGCGCGGCCAGCGTTGCCCCGCTCTGCTCGCCGTGAATAAATGCGAGTCGCCGGAGCAGGGACTTGCGATGGCCGCTGAGTTCTGGAGCCTTGGCCTCGGAGAGCCCTACCCGATCTCTGCGATTCACGGCGCTGGGACCGCTGAGCTGCTGGATCAGGTGCTCACTTACCTGCCACCGAAGTCCGAGGAGGGTGACAGCGAAGAGCCGATTCAGCTCGCCATCATCGGCCGCCCGAATGTGGGCAAGTCGAGCTTGCTGAACGCCATCTGCGGTGAGCAACGGGCGATCGTGAGCCCGATTCGCGGCACGACCCGCGACACCATCGATACCAGTCTCGTGCGCGAGAACAGGCCTTGGCGCCTGGTCGACACGGCGGGCATTCGTCGCCGTCGCAGTGTCAGTTACGGCCCTGAATTCTTCGGGATCAACCGCAGCTTCAAAGCGATCGAGCGCAGTGATGTTTGCGTGCTTGTCATCGATGCTCTGGACGGCGTCACAGAGCAGGATCAACGGCTTGCTGGTCGTATCGAGGAAGACGGACGAGCCTGTGTGGTGGTGGTGAATAAATGGGATGCCGTGGAAAAGGACAGCCACACCATGACGGCCATGGAGAAGGAGCTCAGAGCCAAGCTCTACTTCTTGGACTGGGCTCCCATGCTGTTCACCTCAGCGCTGACAGGCCAGCGAGTGGACAGCATCTTTGCCTTGGCCGCTCTGGCTGTGGAGCAGCACCGCCGGAGGGTCAGCACGTCTGTGGTGAATGAGGTGCTGAAAGAGGCCTTGAGCTGGCGCAGCCCGCCCACCACCCGGGGCGGGCGCCAGGGCCGCCTTTACTACGGCACTCAAGTCGCCAGCCGTCCCCCCAGCTTCACCTTGTTCGTGAACGAACCCAAGTTGTTTGGGGATACTTATCGCCGCTACGTGGAGCGACAAATTCGCGAGGGTCTCGGCTTTGATGGCACCCCGTTGAAGTTGTTCTGGCGGGGCAAGCAGCAGCGCGATGCCGAACGTGACCTTGCCCGTCAGCAGAACCGCCAGGGCTGA
- a CDS encoding DUF1823 family protein: MESLSWPLSRSLLEAVLSDRLSDRLVAALVWERLGYRQQSGGGGPWLAGPQTPEAWRDAFPEAPEVVATRPASVALTRSIPREHKQLLKEQLHFAGYRIGELYPRRTRRATVVSWLLAWLADKGGELPSAGPLPELRDPPENPVQGHPGDPPVG, translated from the coding sequence ATGGAGTCCCTGTCTTGGCCTCTGAGCCGATCGCTTCTGGAGGCCGTGCTTTCGGATCGTCTCAGTGACCGCTTGGTCGCTGCGCTGGTCTGGGAGCGTCTGGGATACCGGCAGCAGTCCGGAGGGGGCGGTCCCTGGTTGGCCGGGCCTCAAACTCCGGAGGCCTGGCGCGATGCATTTCCCGAAGCTCCTGAGGTCGTGGCCACCCGGCCGGCGTCGGTGGCCTTGACCCGGTCGATTCCGCGAGAACACAAGCAGCTCCTCAAGGAGCAGCTTCACTTCGCTGGCTATCGCATTGGTGAGCTGTACCCCCGCAGAACACGTCGGGCGACAGTCGTGAGTTGGTTGCTGGCCTGGCTCGCCGACAAGGGGGGTGAGCTGCCTTCGGCCGGTCCTCTTCCCGAACTGCGCGATCCCCCCGAGAACCCCGTGCAGGGGCATCCGGGGGACCCGCCGGTGGGCTGA
- a CDS encoding cell division protein SepF, which yields MSLISRLRAVVAGDDYLDGDYDDLDYDAGEHDDSPQAMASASSALAPLDAANPFEMDQAFSSSNVIGMPGISSSAAEVSLMEPRSFDEMPRAIQALRERKTVILNLTMMEPDQAQRAVDFVAGGTFAIDGHQERVGESIFLFAPSCVTVTNSAHEEATTPTVVTKDVEQASAEASVAPAPAWAAPGAAAL from the coding sequence GTGTCGCTGATTTCTCGCCTTCGTGCTGTTGTCGCAGGAGATGACTATCTCGACGGCGATTACGACGACCTCGACTATGACGCGGGGGAGCACGACGACAGCCCTCAGGCCATGGCGTCGGCATCCAGTGCCCTCGCTCCCCTCGATGCTGCAAATCCTTTTGAGATGGACCAAGCATTCTCGAGTTCCAATGTGATCGGGATGCCCGGAATCAGCTCCAGTGCTGCCGAAGTGTCACTGATGGAGCCCAGAAGCTTCGATGAGATGCCCCGTGCGATTCAGGCCCTGCGCGAGCGCAAGACCGTGATTCTCAACCTCACGATGATGGAGCCTGATCAGGCCCAGCGTGCGGTGGATTTCGTGGCAGGTGGCACCTTCGCTATCGACGGTCATCAGGAACGCGTCGGCGAAAGCATTTTTCTGTTCGCTCCCAGCTGTGTCACGGTGACCAATTCAGCCCACGAAGAAGCCACCACGCCCACCGTCGTGACGAAGGACGTGGAGCAGGCGTCCGCAGAGGCCAGCGTCGCTCCGGCGCCTGCCTGGGCTGCCCCCGGTGCCGCAGCGCTCTGA
- a CDS encoding PipX family protein: protein MSAEGYLNHPTFGMLYRVTPAGDGRDVYATLYAQRMFFLVTLQPRGAQFEVIPYLDARHHAELNLARRRREGAADLESWKQLFDQTFI from the coding sequence GTGAGCGCTGAGGGTTATCTGAATCACCCCACGTTCGGAATGCTGTACAGGGTGACTCCGGCTGGAGATGGCCGTGATGTGTATGCAACGCTCTACGCGCAGAGAATGTTTTTCCTGGTCACGTTGCAACCGCGGGGTGCTCAGTTTGAGGTGATCCCTTATCTGGATGCGCGTCATCACGCGGAACTGAATCTGGCGAGGCGTCGCCGGGAAGGGGCCGCAGACCTTGAGAGTTGGAAACAATTGTTTGATCAGACCTTCATCTGA
- a CDS encoding energy-coupling factor transporter transmembrane protein EcfT, whose product MDWLRQIPIGQYVDGQEGWLRRLDPRLKFAWVLMFLLTPVLAGPIWRVGLVIGLLLVTGLSGLPPRLWWRSLLFLSALGCGVGLLAMLLPTGDPGASLNLRSAREVPGLLLQAPSWELLRLGPLQLGPLQLGPLVVDRRSAELGLNSATLIVTVVHSVNLMLLSTPSEDLMWALRWWLTPLTWLGVPMDRLSFQLLLALRFLPLVQEELQNLLRSLASRAVNLRRLGFKASFGLVLAVGERLLANILLRAEQGAEALLARGGVWLPAEAFRPVPVSAAAGQRALNWLSAAALLLVIGLRGRYGAL is encoded by the coding sequence ATGGACTGGCTGCGGCAGATACCGATTGGGCAATACGTGGATGGGCAGGAGGGATGGCTGCGTCGTCTTGATCCCAGGCTCAAATTTGCCTGGGTGCTGATGTTTCTGCTCACTCCTGTGCTCGCGGGGCCGATCTGGAGGGTCGGTCTGGTAATCGGGCTGCTTCTGGTCACTGGGTTGAGCGGTTTGCCGCCGAGACTGTGGTGGCGTTCCCTGCTTTTTCTTTCAGCGTTGGGATGTGGCGTCGGTCTGTTGGCCATGCTGCTGCCCACCGGAGACCCTGGGGCCTCGCTGAATTTGCGCTCAGCCCGCGAGGTGCCCGGACTGCTGCTGCAGGCACCGTCCTGGGAATTGCTGCGCCTTGGTCCCCTCCAGCTTGGACCGCTCCAGCTCGGTCCATTGGTGGTGGACCGGCGATCAGCCGAGCTCGGCTTGAACAGCGCGACGCTGATTGTGACGGTGGTCCACAGCGTGAATCTCATGCTGCTCTCGACTCCGAGTGAAGATCTGATGTGGGCTCTGCGTTGGTGGCTGACTCCGCTCACTTGGCTGGGGGTGCCGATGGACAGGCTCAGTTTTCAACTCTTGCTCGCTCTTCGGTTTCTGCCGCTGGTGCAGGAGGAGTTGCAGAACTTGCTGCGCTCCCTGGCGAGCCGTGCTGTGAATCTCCGCCGTCTCGGCTTCAAGGCATCCTTTGGTCTCGTGCTTGCTGTTGGGGAACGGCTGTTGGCCAACATCCTGCTGCGAGCAGAACAGGGCGCTGAGGCGCTTCTTGCACGCGGTGGTGTCTGGTTGCCAGCGGAGGCTTTTCGGCCTGTTCCCGTGTCCGCTGCCGCAGGCCAGCGTGCTCTCAATTGGTTGTCTGCGGCGGCACTGCTTCTGGTGATCGGACTGCGTGGCAGGTACGGTGCCCTTTGA
- the proC gene encoding pyrroline-5-carboxylate reductase translates to MAQALVRPLVESGALRGSELIAVVGREPSVARLKPELPSEITVISGSDPRVHEAWQASVQLLAVKPQQLDQVAVTAGNTPSGEAPLLISVLAGVTLARLQSTFPGRVCVRAVPNTPCLVAEGLCGLAWGRDVSPEQKAWVRRMFEPVSEVLELPESQLDAFLALTSSGPAYVALMAEAMADGAVAAGLPRVLAHHLAHRTLAGTAALLQEQELHPGQLKDMVASPGGTTIAALRVLEKAGLRSALIEAVMAATERGRALR, encoded by the coding sequence ATGGCTCAGGCCCTGGTTCGTCCTTTGGTTGAAAGCGGTGCCCTTCGGGGTTCTGAATTGATTGCAGTGGTAGGTCGTGAGCCGTCAGTAGCTCGGCTCAAGCCTGAACTGCCCTCTGAAATCACAGTGATTTCCGGTAGCGATCCTCGTGTTCATGAAGCATGGCAAGCCTCGGTTCAGCTTCTGGCTGTCAAGCCGCAGCAGCTGGATCAGGTCGCAGTAACCGCCGGCAACACTCCTTCAGGTGAGGCACCGCTGCTGATTTCTGTGTTGGCCGGAGTCACCTTGGCACGATTGCAGAGCACATTTCCAGGCAGGGTTTGCGTGCGCGCTGTTCCCAACACCCCGTGTCTGGTGGCTGAAGGGTTGTGTGGGCTCGCTTGGGGGCGTGATGTGTCGCCAGAGCAAAAAGCGTGGGTGCGAAGGATGTTCGAGCCTGTCAGTGAAGTGCTCGAGTTGCCGGAATCGCAACTTGATGCCTTCCTCGCGCTCACCTCATCCGGACCGGCTTACGTGGCGTTGATGGCCGAGGCGATGGCGGATGGAGCCGTGGCTGCCGGTCTGCCCCGTGTTCTCGCCCATCATCTGGCCCATCGCACCCTGGCGGGCACTGCGGCCCTTCTGCAGGAGCAGGAGCTTCATCCCGGTCAGCTCAAAGACATGGTGGCGTCCCCAGGGGGCACGACCATCGCTGCGCTCCGCGTTTTGGAAAAGGCTGGATTGCGTTCAGCTTTGATCGAGGCCGTGATGGCAGCTACCGAGCGGGGACGCGCTCTTCGTTAA
- a CDS encoding MFS transporter, which translates to MSGSSLNNPEPTLPTGGNPEGPRGLQAVVRFEGFRRLWIGQIFSQLADKFYIVLMVYLIAQYWVTSTPQENGALAEIASAIRMDFETRAQRITLLATGVYVANTIPAMVLGSVAGVWVDRWPKRRVMVASNGLRALLVLFTPLFLLPGPHWLGLSWGYWALLVMTFLESVLTQFFAPAEQAAIPLLVPKEHLLAANSLYQATSMGATIVGFALGDPILRGLNHLFQLVGLRGGEFLLLPFCYGMAALCLSTIRMREQPRSQGGESVWREIVAGLQVLRERPSVRTAMVHLVLLYSLLAALYVLAISLASAIQGLGPTGFGSLLAMSGLGMAIGAVVVAQMGHSFSRRRLAAAGLGAITWSLVLLGQLRGNLGYTLGLCGLLGLGAALVAIPAQTTIQEDTPESQRGRVFGLQNNLINIALSLPLVLAGALVSSIGLLPVLWVLAAFALIAAVIERPWQRC; encoded by the coding sequence TTGAGCGGATCCTCCCTGAACAACCCGGAACCGACACTTCCCACCGGGGGGAATCCGGAAGGTCCCCGTGGCCTGCAGGCCGTGGTGCGTTTCGAGGGGTTCCGCCGCCTCTGGATCGGCCAGATCTTCTCCCAGCTGGCCGACAAGTTCTACATCGTGCTGATGGTGTACCTCATCGCCCAGTACTGGGTGACGAGCACCCCACAGGAGAATGGGGCCCTGGCGGAGATCGCCTCGGCCATTCGCATGGATTTCGAGACCCGAGCCCAGCGAATCACGCTCCTGGCAACTGGCGTCTACGTGGCCAACACCATCCCAGCGATGGTTCTGGGATCAGTGGCAGGGGTGTGGGTGGACCGCTGGCCAAAACGGCGCGTGATGGTTGCCTCCAATGGACTGCGCGCCCTGCTTGTGCTCTTCACTCCGCTCTTTCTGCTTCCTGGACCGCACTGGCTTGGCCTCAGTTGGGGCTACTGGGCCCTGCTGGTGATGACCTTCCTGGAATCCGTGCTCACCCAGTTCTTCGCGCCAGCGGAACAGGCAGCCATCCCCCTGCTTGTGCCCAAAGAACACCTGCTGGCAGCGAATTCGCTGTATCAAGCCACCAGCATGGGCGCCACGATCGTGGGATTCGCCCTTGGCGATCCGATCCTCCGCGGATTGAACCACCTCTTTCAGCTGGTGGGGCTGCGTGGGGGCGAGTTCCTGCTCCTGCCGTTCTGTTACGGAATGGCGGCCCTCTGTCTCAGCACGATCCGGATGCGCGAACAGCCACGATCCCAAGGCGGTGAGTCGGTCTGGCGGGAGATCGTGGCCGGTCTGCAGGTGTTGCGTGAACGACCATCCGTGCGAACCGCCATGGTTCATCTGGTCTTGCTTTACAGCCTGCTGGCAGCGCTCTACGTGCTGGCGATCAGCCTGGCTTCGGCCATCCAGGGGCTAGGGCCCACCGGTTTCGGATCCCTGCTGGCGATGAGTGGTCTAGGGATGGCCATCGGAGCGGTGGTGGTCGCCCAGATGGGCCATAGCTTTAGTCGTCGCCGCTTGGCAGCAGCAGGCCTTGGGGCAATCACCTGGAGCCTGGTGCTTCTGGGGCAGCTTCGCGGAAACCTTGGTTACACCCTCGGGCTTTGCGGTCTTCTCGGGCTCGGTGCAGCTCTGGTCGCGATCCCTGCGCAGACCACCATTCAGGAGGACACGCCTGAATCCCAGCGCGGCAGGGTGTTTGGTCTGCAAAACAACCTGATCAACATCGCCCTCAGCCTTCCCCTTGTCTTGGCCGGAGCCCTGGTGAGCAGCATCGGACTGCTTCCGGTGCTTTGGGTGCTTGCAGCTTTCGCTCTAATCGCAGCGGTGATCGAGCGTCCGTGGCAACGCTGCTAA
- the recO gene encoding DNA repair protein RecO: protein MSGDRRLQGLALKVGPLGEHDRLLTLLSDDVGVIRLAVPGARRPRSSLAAAVPLTCLDLQVVGRRGLARVRQLRVLRSYNGLGQRLDTLASAQALAELAIALVSSDDPVPGLLDAVLIHLDRLDSLSRTPGEEADLCLANVVQAGVHLLALGGYGLPLQACCRSGETLTPPIGQWEWRCSVLPEEGLAIGALAGARLQLNPSELALLQRLPRADLPRRSNGDLLGPRPVWLKLLAVLECWCRTHLPRPVRSLAMVRDCLSAAPLSDHEPT, encoded by the coding sequence ATGAGTGGCGACAGACGTTTGCAGGGACTGGCCCTCAAGGTGGGTCCCCTCGGTGAGCATGACCGGCTGCTCACGCTTCTGAGCGACGACGTCGGCGTGATTCGACTGGCGGTTCCAGGCGCCAGAAGACCCCGCAGCAGCCTGGCCGCTGCCGTGCCACTGACCTGCCTGGACCTTCAGGTGGTCGGTCGCCGCGGCCTGGCGCGGGTCCGTCAGCTTCGGGTGCTGCGCAGCTACAACGGCTTGGGCCAGCGCCTGGACACCCTGGCCTCAGCCCAAGCACTCGCAGAGCTGGCGATCGCCCTGGTGAGCTCGGATGATCCCGTTCCTGGCCTGCTCGATGCGGTGCTGATCCATCTCGACCGCCTGGACAGCCTCAGCCGCACTCCAGGGGAAGAAGCTGATCTCTGCCTGGCGAACGTGGTGCAGGCGGGAGTGCATCTGCTCGCGCTTGGGGGCTATGGGCTGCCTCTTCAGGCCTGCTGTCGCAGCGGGGAGACCTTGACACCACCGATTGGTCAGTGGGAGTGGCGATGCAGCGTCCTGCCGGAGGAAGGACTGGCCATCGGGGCCTTGGCTGGAGCCAGACTCCAGCTGAATCCCTCGGAGCTCGCTCTGCTGCAGCGCCTGCCCCGAGCCGACTTGCCTCGCCGCAGCAACGGGGATCTCCTCGGACCGCGACCGGTCTGGCTGAAGCTGCTTGCGGTGCTGGAGTGCTGGTGCCGCACCCACCTGCCCCGGCCGGTGCGCTCCCTGGCAATGGTGCGCGACTGCCTGAGCGCTGCTCCTTTGAGCGATCATGAGCCGACTTGA
- a CDS encoding glycosyltransferase family 4 protein, with product MRHIAWLGKKSPFCGNVTYGLSTTEALRARGHQISFIHFANPGAPGSDTSLLANDPDVSLPYLVKSQVYTIPSPGAQRELRESLERLQPDLVHASLTLSPLDFRLPDLCQQLGVPLVGTFHPPFDAGLRNLTAGTQQLTYQLYAPSLAKYDRVIVFSDLQAEVLARLGVREERLAVIPNGVDPDCWRPADMPLSTIGSPLRSVRARIGDKRMFLYMGRVATEKNVEALLRAWRLVKPQGCHLVIVGDGPLHATLQNTYSSNDVLWWGYEADLATRVALLQSAEVFVLPSLVEGLSLALLEAMASGCACVATDAGADGEVLAGGAGIVLSTQGVTTQLRTLLPVLRDQPVLTRELGRQARERVLERYTMQSNIDALERLYADVMRHEPMAA from the coding sequence GTGAGGCATATCGCCTGGCTCGGCAAAAAATCTCCGTTCTGCGGGAACGTCACCTACGGCCTCAGCACCACGGAAGCGCTGAGAGCGCGTGGTCACCAGATCAGTTTTATCCATTTCGCCAACCCCGGGGCCCCCGGCAGCGATACGTCGCTGCTGGCAAACGATCCAGACGTCAGCCTGCCGTATCTGGTGAAATCGCAGGTTTACACCATTCCTTCACCGGGGGCACAACGGGAGCTGAGGGAATCCTTGGAGCGTCTCCAGCCCGATCTGGTCCACGCCAGCCTCACGTTGTCGCCGCTCGACTTCCGACTCCCTGACCTCTGCCAGCAACTGGGGGTTCCGCTGGTGGGCACCTTCCACCCGCCGTTTGATGCCGGACTGCGCAATCTCACCGCTGGGACCCAGCAACTCACCTATCAGCTCTACGCCCCTTCTTTGGCCAAGTACGACAGGGTCATTGTGTTTTCCGATCTGCAGGCCGAGGTGCTGGCCCGGCTGGGCGTTCGCGAGGAACGGCTTGCAGTGATTCCCAACGGCGTCGACCCTGACTGCTGGCGACCGGCCGATATGCCCCTCTCCACCATCGGCAGCCCTCTGCGGTCCGTGCGTGCACGCATCGGCGACAAGCGAATGTTCCTTTACATGGGGCGAGTGGCCACCGAGAAGAACGTGGAAGCCCTACTGAGGGCGTGGAGGCTTGTGAAACCGCAAGGGTGCCATCTGGTCATCGTTGGTGACGGTCCGCTCCACGCGACCCTTCAGAACACCTACAGCAGCAATGACGTGCTCTGGTGGGGCTACGAAGCTGATCTGGCAACCCGAGTGGCCTTGCTGCAGTCGGCTGAGGTGTTTGTGCTCCCCTCACTGGTTGAGGGCCTTTCCCTTGCGCTTCTGGAAGCCATGGCAAGTGGTTGCGCCTGTGTGGCCACGGATGCCGGTGCTGACGGCGAGGTCCTGGCTGGCGGAGCAGGCATCGTGCTGAGCACCCAGGGGGTGACCACACAGCTGCGAACGCTGCTTCCCGTGCTCAGAGATCAACCCGTGCTCACCCGCGAACTGGGTCGACAAGCTCGAGAGCGCGTCCTCGAGCGTTACACCATGCAGAGCAACATCGATGCCCTCGAGCGCCTGTACGCCGATGTGATGCGACACGAACCGATGGCCGCTTAA